The following proteins are co-located in the Scomber scombrus chromosome 2, fScoSco1.1, whole genome shotgun sequence genome:
- the LOC133994457 gene encoding uncharacterized protein LOC133994457, with protein MHNTCNERANFTEELLLNHCNKASHNNMSHKGHNYKTEHNHHVHKQQQQRCKTQEQKNHHQQQQQQQKDQRRPPNRGGNHQNRSTSKKDGGGSRNRKYKQDVQVNRTRFMSQEFKEQNAMMVDGRLLCRHFLWGRCIKGDECQLEHIKGYNNLIKGVCKFYIQGFCTKGESCPYMHKTFPCKFFHRKGKCSQGADCKFSHEPLDDVTKQLLDEVIKKDELYKVAKAEEESSAQPVKSAEPEITEANETPDILIQPLRANFYNSTESNAQREALSCQTEEPANVTEEANPAHAAASQSHNSPSNDHNHKEPVCYSVEAVLGPKLSKPFSGLFTTPGGQDSSSVPIPQSDNTSGSANQSEVPYSVDAVLRSYKSLDSSTPAAPTAQTVSYTPKSEQLSSAKNKDKDLYLGNTKNEPNKFLQVQSGPISKTCPDHHLGKGNGRLSIDITSSGDCKSEVPKPSGKLLYSLFSRPPSQTSTPKLPAPLKPHRAGLTSDSKVSINPSSGFKEFKGRDALSTEPVATSCKTRDSAHHFASKNLTEVHKDSRNSQSGLKIGADQHYSSETTAECGSKTIHCSDLAIEPSKTQKRPFYSLFASPITDTMRPTADSACIQSSCLTPQLADCRSKAAVKPDKLNSARSFLSLFASPLSEMTGSATGMPSQPDAASHLSESKQRAREELEMPLPCLARPDDKETCHASRSPNVSTNPIKVDDRSSYKKTSTNHIDSLDQTDQPAPDVSSHEGSSVAATSGSLLKSLFQSLGPYQQDVEQQGSVEISVSSDSEKKDEGSTGFISVEQQQGITKKGGRKKKLKAQDSHKQSAEKTAAHTTSCTHSFPIRALPLMSQPHTGQTLKQTSEGRTCVNGNVAVTPLKDLFKTLDPTVFHFRQ; from the exons ATGCATAATACTTGCAATGAGCGTGCCAACTTCACTGAGGAACTTCTACTTAACCACTGCAATAAAGCCAGCCACAATAACATGAGTCACAAAGGTCACAACTACAAAACGGAACATAACCACCATGTGCAcaagcagcaacagcagagaTGTAAAACACAGGAGCAGAAgaatcatcatcagcagcagcagcagcagcagaaagatCAACGGAGGCCTCCCAATAGAGGCGGAAACCATCAGAATAGGTCTACTTcaaagaaagatggaggaggcagtagaaatagaaaatacaagCAG gACGTCCAAGTGAATCGTACCAGGTTCATGTCTCAAGAGTTCAAGGAGCAGAATGCTATGATGGTGGATGGACGTTTACTCTGTCGACATTTCCTCTGGGGAAGGTGCATCAAG GGTGATGAATGCCAACTGGAGCATATTAAGGGTTACAACAATCTCATCAAAGGAGTGTGCAAATTTTACATCCAGGGGTTTTGCACAAAAGGGGAGAGCTGTCCATACATGCACA AGACCTTCCCCTGCAAGTTTTTccacagaaaaggaaaatgttcTCAGGGTGCAGATTGCAAGTTTTCCCACGAGCCGCTTGATGATGTCACGAAACAACTGTTggatgag GTAATAAAAAAGGACGAGCTCTATAAAGTTgcaaaagctgaagaagaatccTCAGCACAGCCGGTGAAATCAGCAGAGCCAGAAATTACAGAAGCAAATGAAACCCCTGATATACTAATACAGCCACTCAG ggcTAATTTTTACAACAGCACAGAATCAAACGCACAAAGGGAAGCCTTGTCATGTCAGACTGAAGAACCGGCTAATGTTACAGAGGAAGCCAACCCAGCACATGCAGCAGCTTCCCAATCTCACAACTCACCGTCAAATGACCATAACCACAAGGAACCggtgtgttactctgtggaaGCAGTGCTCGGACCGAAACTGTCCAAACCCTTCTCTGGTCTCTTTACAACTCCTGGAGGTCAAGATTCGTCCTCTGTCCCTATCCCGCAGTCTGATAACACTTCAGGTTCTGCAAACCAAAGTGAAGTTCCTTACTCTGTTGATGCTGTgctcagatcgtataaatcacTAGACAGTTCAACTCCTGCTGCTCCTACTGCACAAACTGTATCCTACACTCCAAAATCTGAGCAGCTCAGCTCGGCAAAAAATAAGGATAAGGACTTGTATTTGGGAAACACCAAAAATGAACCGAACAAATTCCTGCAAGTGCAAAGTGGCCCGATTTCAAAAACCTGCCCCGATCATCATCTTGGAAAAGGAAATGGGCGACTGTCTATTGACATTACGTCCTCTGGAGACTGTAAAAGTGAAGTGCCTAAACCCAGCGGAAAACTGTTGTACAGCCTTTTTTCAAGGCCCCCCAGTCAGACATCTACACCCAAACTTCCTGCACCCTTAAAGCCACATCGAGCCGGTCTGACATCTGACTCAAAAGTCTCAATAAATCCCTCTTCAGGTTTCAAAGAGTTTAAAGGAAGAGATGCTCTTTCCACTGAACCTGTTGCTACCTCCTGTAAAACCAGGGATTCTGCTCATCATTTTGCATCAAAAAACCTCACTGAGGTCCATAAGGACTCTAGAAACTCACAATCTGGCCTCAAAATAGGGGCAGATCAACATTATTCTAGTGAAACGACAGCAGAGTGCGGCAGTAAAACAATACATTGCAGTGATTTGGCAATTGAACCTAGTAAAACCCAGAAGAGACCCTTTTATAGCCTTTTTGCAAGCCCCATTACTGACACCATGAGGCCAACAGCAGATTCTGCTTGTATTCAATCTTCCTGTCTAACCCCACAGTTGGCAGATTGTAGAAGTAAAGCTGCGGTTAAACCTGACAAGTTGAACTCTGCCCGGTCCTTCCTCAGCCTTTTTGCAAGTCCTCTCAGCGAGATGACTGGTTCTGCAACAGGAATGCCGTCTCAACCAGATGCTGCATCTCATTTATCCGAGTCTAAACAAAGAGCTAGAGAAGAGTTAGAGATGCCTCTTCCTTGCCTCGCCAGACCTGATGACAAAGAAACATGTCATGCATCAAGATCTCCTAATGTCTCTACAAATCCTATAAAGGTAGATGACAGGAGTTCATATAAGAAAACCTCTACAAACCACATAGATTCTCTCGACCAAACCGATCAGCCTGCACCTGATGTCTCCTCCCATGAAG GTTCTTCAGTAGCAGCTACCTCTGGTTCACTTCTGAAAAGCCTCTTCCAGTCCCTGGGCCCGTATCAACAGGACGTAGAACAACAGGGCAGTGTTGAGATCAGTGTCTCTTCAG ACAGTGAGAAGAAAGACGAAGGCAGCACCGGGTTCATCTCTGTGGAGCAACAGCAGGGGATTACaaaaaaggggggaagaaagaaaaagctgaag GCTCAGGATTCCCACAAACAATCCGCTGAGAAAACGGCTGCACACACAACATCTTGCACACACAGCTTTCCAATCAGAGCATTGCCGCTGATGAGTCAGCCTCATACCGGACAGACTCTGAAGCAAACCTCAGAGGGGAGAACGTGTGTAAATGGGAACGTTGCGGTCACACCACTCAAGGACCTTTTTAAGACATTAGACCCCACTGTTTTCCACTTCAGACAATAA
- the zmp:0000001082 gene encoding integrin alpha-D: MHGCLIFLLTYMVAFAISVSLAFNLDTANPEVYEGEQEDFFGYKVHQYTSGKDKGIIVTAPLKLNGSGGICKPRQNQTPECFNPKGDPFRNTKVQVKHLGLSLAVNSMSSIFTVCSPSVVHECDENSYLNSVCYKITDQLQQISSFKSGFQECTKKTVDLVFLFDGSESMTTAEFGKNKDFIVEIMNSFGNSSIKFAAAQFSTYTSKVFDFKDYAAKTSGTKLTAEPHMKGLTNTHKALKFVLDNILTNENAGASPDATKVLVLITDGDPSDGNNKLQIIEKYDELNIIRFVIGVKIRTLDKVKTIASEPKDQNAFKIDDYSGLTGILFNFQKRIFTTEGSKVARAGEMTNEMSQSGFSAVAYKDTLILGSVGSNSWRGSLHEFEKKQTEKTIEDPDMKMDSYMGYSVAVGERDNTTLYFTGAPRFDYKGQVVVFKHNGSNWITSKRINGEQIGSYFGAELCSVDINSDGDTDFLLVGAPLFYHADEKKEGRIYIYTLTDEMELKSEMNVIAPSMGRFGTTISSIADLNGDLLRDLAVGAPLEDENRGAVYIYLGDSRKGIRSTFSQRITGQDFSPVLRFLGQSIDGNIDLGEDGLPDIVVGSRGAAVVLRSRPVFNVKAHLSFQPKEISTEEIDCVGNTDQILPLVTLTVCFEMVEATKSIEDKAGYGFNISYMLDVDPTRPTHRGFFSDTDKKARNLITTYELTDTETCVNHSINMKKCVRDTLSSVSIKLNFSQVDMDGASAVLNVDSEKQAGVEVPFKKECRKNDTCIAELEVDFNFESPTFLVAEDNSFNVAITLSNEGDDSYNTSLTMHYPPGLSFSRLTRIKATRPTLHICHDLHEVYNKSLCSISLPVYRSRSKVSYKASFRIEYDPKKYEWNDTISMTVVGNSDNVASNINNSMTKSLPVQYEIKMATTVSDDSIKYMIFTPEDSVPVKKLVNIFTIDNLGLKAFPVNMSLRFPTKLAHDFEMKNYQVSVQQNKTECTRIIDLIDSKDYLPDQQWKMIMCDSFILDGESATEVILSGDVQFRGLKEKAENMRFIEKYRNKGGEVQFKSLLHVSYDNRFVLNSDRQKKDRGTVKSNDPRKTWTGVQFEFLISASEPLIIGTGVGLGLIFLLILTVCLIKCGCFKRRRPEDDVGNGANVVAQQEPLNPDQVGNGANVVAQQEPLNPDQENEKDLELLSDKDDEDHPEYDYENTGDFLCDEDSPE; the protein is encoded by the exons ATGCATGGGTGCCTCATCTTCCTGCTCACCTATATGGTGGCTTTTG CCATCTCTGTTTCTTTGGCTTTTAACCTCGATACAGCAAACCCTGAAGTCTACGAAGGTGAACAAGAAGATTTCTTTGGATacaaagtgcatcagtacacgTCTGGAAAGGACAAAGG GATAATTGTCACTGCACCGCTGAAGCTGAATGGATCTGGGGGAATATGCAAACCCCGCCAAAACCAAACGCCAGAGTGTTTCAACCCTAAAG GAGATCCTTTTAGAAACACAAAAGTACAAGTCAAGCACCTTGGACTGTCCCTGGCAGTGAACTCCATGAGCTCCATATTCACT GTCTGCAGTCCAAGTGTGGTTCACGAGTGTGATGAGAACTCCTATCTGAACAGTGTGTGCTACAAGATCACAGATCAACTTCAGCAaatctcctctttcaaatccgGTTTCCAAg aatgCACAAAAAAGACAGTGGACCTTGTCTTTCTATTTGATGGATCAGAGAGTATGACCACCGCTGAatttggaaaaaataaagatttcatAGTTGAGATAATGAATAGTTTCGGTAACTCATCAATCAAG TTTGCAGCAGCTCAGTTCAGCACATATACCAGTAAAGTGTTTGACTTCAAAGACTATGCAGCTAAAACAAGTGGCACAAAACTTACGGCTGAACCTCATATGAAGGGtctcaccaacacacacaaagcccTCAAATTTGTGCT GGACAATATCCTTACAAACGAGAATGCAGGCGCCTCTCCTGATGCAACCAAAGTTCTGGTACTGATCACAGATGGAGATCCAAGTGATGGCAACAATAAATTACAAATTATTGAGAAATACGATGAATTAAATATCATTCGATTTGTCATCGGG GTTAAAATTAGAACACTGGATAAAGTTAAGACCATTGCTTCAGAACCAAAAGACCAAAATGCCTTCAAAATAGATGACTACTCTGGACTCACAGGAATACTGTTTAACTTTCAAAAAAGGATCTTTACTACGGAAG GCTCCAAAGTGGCTCGAGCTGGAGAGATGACCAATGAAATGTCCCAGAGTGGATTCAGTGCTGTCGCCTACAAA GACACCTTGATTCTGGGTTCAGTGGGATCAAACAGCTGGCGCGGGTCTCTAcatgaatttgaaaaaaaacaaacagaaaaaacaattgAAGATCCAGACATGAAGATGGACTCCTACATGG GATACTCTGTTGCTGTTGGAGAGAGGGACAACACCACTCTGTATTTCACGGGTGCACCGAGATTTGATTACAAAGGACAGGTTGTAGTTTTCAAACACAATGGCAGTAACTGGATCACAAGCAAACGCATAAATGGGGAACAG ATCGGTTCCTACTTCGGTGCAGAGCTCTGCTCAGTAGATATTAACTCAGATGGTGACACTGATTTCCTGCTGGTGGGAGCTCCACTGTTCTACCATGCTgatgagaagaaagaaggacggaTCTATATCTACACACTGACTGATGAG ATGGAACTGAAAAGTGAGATGAATGTGATTGCACCCTCCATGGGTAGATTTGGCACCACCATATCCAGTATCGCCGATCTAAATGGAGATCTTCTCCGAGACCTTGCTGTTGGAGCGCCCCTTGAGGATGAAAACAGGGGGGCTGTGTACATCTACCTGGGTGACAGTCGCAAAGGCATACGCAGCACTTTCAGccag AGAATAACAGGACAAGATTTCAGCCCTGTGCTAAGATTCCTTGGACAGTCCATTGATGGAAACATTGACCTTGGAGAGGATGGCCTCCCAGATATCGTGGTGGGATCACGTGGCGCAGCCGTTGTCTTAAG ATCCAGGCCTGTCTTTAATGTCAAAGCTCATCTGTCTTTTCAACCTAAGGAGATAAGCACTGAGGAAATTGACTGTGTGGGCAATACAGATCAGATTTTACCATTGGTTACATTAACAGTCTGCTTTGAAATGGTAGAAGCAACAAAGAGCATAGAAG ACAAAGCAGGCTACGGATTCAACATTTCCTACATGCTTGACGTTGATCCAACGAGACCAACACATCGAGGTTTCTTCAGTGATACTGACAAGAAAGCTAGAAATCTTATTACCACCTATGAGCTGACAGATACAGAGACCTGCGTCAACCACTCCATCAACATGAaa aaATGTGTGAGGGACACATTATCATCCGTCAGCATCAAATTAAACTTTTCACAAGTTGACATGGATGGAGCGAGTGCCGTGCTGAACGTGGACAGCGAAAAGCAGGCTGGTGTTGAG GTTCCCTTTAAAAAAGAATGTAGAAAGAATGACACCTGTATTGCTGAGCTTGAGGTGGATTTCAATTTCGA GAGCCCAACATTTTTGGTGGCAGAAGATAACAGCTTTAATGTGGCTATAACACTGTCGAACGAAGGCGATGACTCATACAACACCAGCCTCACAATGCACTATCCTCCAGGACTCTCCTTCTCTCGGCTGACTCGTATAAAG GCAACAAGACCAACACTCCACATATGTCATGATCTTCATGAAGTATATAACAAATCTTTATGTAGCATCAGCCTTCCTGTGTATCGGAGCAGATCAAAG GTATCATATAAAGCTTCTTTCCGCATTGAATATGACCCCAAAAAGTATGAGTGGAATGACACAATTTCAATGACTGTTGTTGGAAACAG TGATAATGTGGCATCTAACATAAACAATTCAATGACCAAAAGCCTCCCAGTACAATACGAAATTAAAATGGCAACAACAGT GTCAGATGACTCCATCAAGTACATGATCTTTACACCGGAGGACAGTGTACCTGTGAAAAAACTGGTCAATATATTCACG ATTGATAATCTTGGTTTGAAGGCCTTTCCTGTCAATATGTCCCTGCGCTTCCCAACTAAACTGGCACATGATTTTGAAATGAAGAACTATCAAGTCTCTGTCCAGCAG aacAAGACTGAATGTACACGCATTATCGACTTGATTGATTCAAAA GACTACTTACCAGACCAACAGTGGAAAATGATAATGTGTGACAGTTTCATCCTGGACGGAGAGTCAGCCACTGAGGTTATATTGTCTGGAGATGTACAATTCAGGGGCCTCAAAGAGAAAGCAGAG AATATGAGATttatagaaaaatatagaaacaaaGGAGGAGAGGTTCAATTCAAAAGCCTTCTACATGTTAGTTATGACAACCGATTTGTGCTAAATTCTGACAGACAAAAG AAAGATCGCGGGACTGTAAAATCAAACGATCCAAGAAAGACATGG ACTGGAGTTCAGTTTGAGTTTTTAATTTCTGCTAGTGAACCACTGATAATCGGAACTGGAGTTGGGTTGGGATTAATCTTTTTGTTAATACTCACTGTCTGTCTAATTAAG TGTGGTTGCTTCAAGAGGAGAAGACCTGAAGATGAT GTCGGGAACGGGGCCAATGTCGTGGCTCAGCAAGAGCCTCTGAACCCTGATCAG GTCGGGAACGGGGCCAATGTCGTGGCTCAGCAAGAGCCTCTGAACCCTGATCAG GAAAATGAAAAGGATCTTGAATTATTAAGCGACAAAGACGATGAGGACCATCCG GAATACGATTACGAAAACACTGGTGATTTTTTGTGCGATGAAGACAGTCCG GAATAA
- the LOC133996937 gene encoding nicotinate-nucleotide pyrophosphorylase [carboxylating]-like translates to MSLHKHTAAHSVPPHALTRLAREWLAEDVPNFDPAGVCVGSQEVEGRLLCKTPHSILAGSPFFTAVFTEVGCTVDWNYQEGAEIGPDAVTLTAVVRGPARCLLLGERPALNCLARASGIATRCAQLQAMAKARRWHGEVAGTRKTTPGFRLVEKYAMLVGAVSTHRQDLSGMVMLKDNHIWASGSITEAVKAARSVCGFSSKIEVECCSTEEGRESARAGADIVMLDNFQPQELHVAAHALKKEFPALLIEASGGVTPDNLAMYFSPHVDIISLGCITQGCPVVDFSLKVQPPVLHSRGRTDRTTD, encoded by the exons ATGtctctccacaaacacacagctgcacactcAGTCCCTCCTCACGCCCTGACTCGGCTGGCACGCGAGTGGCTGGCAGAAGACGTGCCGAACTTTGACCCAGCTGGGGTGTGTGTAGGTTCACAGGAAGTTGAGGGAAGATTGCTGTGTAAAACACCACACAGCATCCTGGCAGGGAGTCCCTTTTTTACAGCTGTGTTCACTGAGGTTGGCTGTACTGTGGACTGGAATTACCAAGAGGGAGCTGAGATCG GTCCAGATGCTGTTACACTGACTGCTGTTGTTCGAGGCCCAGCGAGGTGCCTGCTCCTGGGTGAAAGGCCCGCTCTCAACTGCCTGGCCCGGGCCTCGGGGATCGCCACCCGCTGTGCTCAGCTCCAGGCAATGGCAAAGGCAAGGCGCTGGCACGGAGAAGTAGCTGGCACAAGAAAGACCACCCCTGGTTTCCGTCTGGTGGAGAAGTACGCCATGTTGGTCGGCGCGGTGTCCACGCACAGACAGGATCTGAGTGGAATGGTGATGCTGAAGGACAACCACATCTGGGCGTCAGGGAGTATCACAGAG GCTGTGAAAGCTGCCCGATCAGTGTGTGGCTTCAGCAGTAAGATTGAGGTGGAGTGCTGCTCTACAGAGGAGGGCCGAGAGTCAGCCAGAGCCGGAGCAGACATTGTTATGCTGGACAACTTTCAACCTCAG GAGCTCCATGTTGCAGCTCATGCACTGAAAAAGGAGTTCCCAGCTCTCCTGATAGAGGCTAGCGGAGGAGTGACTCCAGACAACTTAGCCATGTATTTCTCCCCACATGTGGATATCATTTCACTGGGCTGCATTACACAGGGCTGCCCGGTTGTGGACTTCTCACTCAAGGTTCAACCACCTGTTCTCCACTCGAGAGGACGTACAGACAGAACCACCGACTGA